One part of the Rutidosis leptorrhynchoides isolate AG116_Rl617_1_P2 chromosome 1, CSIRO_AGI_Rlap_v1, whole genome shotgun sequence genome encodes these proteins:
- the LOC139901338 gene encoding protein FAR1-RELATED SEQUENCE 5-like — MAFKTAFKSDPKVLVTDQDPAMKQAIEEVFPESRHRLCMWHIMQKLASKTIYLKNHSYYSVMKSKLQVMYGGLCGFGFKTKIAYSDLQVGPRLAKDKIFLKRLCDIVWTDKIEPEVFEKAWRDIMHEFNLQDNKWFHDMYDRKMDWIPAYFRDENLSGLMRNSSRSESENHFFGQFTNLQVTLVEFLSKFEKAMDYQRYNHSKNDHDSRYTTPDFKTELASEKEAAKLYTRTIFYDVQDEIYKSIMSWCSENVIQVDDNCKYLIRHIFDDNGNRKEGSFYKPYEVLFNKDSMKISCSCRRYECYELLCCHIFYVLRMARVVEFPKTYVMKRWSKDALPTKSDAQTSRKIPVTGGFVQANSVIREIYDSVEQCVNLLVGDLNKLSLYRDMQKEMLKQSDIDVRTQNALNKNDLFSSLLGVTEPAELNVKVPSGIRNKGCGNHKRIQSQAELAMLDAANGNRKCAWCGKREGHDKRNCPYRPKSSSAEDPSDAGATDQF, encoded by the exons ATGGCTTTCAAAACAGCCTTCAAAAGTGACCCTAAGGTTTTGGTGACCGATCAGGATCCTGCTATGAAACAAGCAATTGAAGAAGTGTTTCCAGAGTCTAGGCATCGTTTGTGTATGTGGCACATTATGCAGAAATTGGCGTCAAAG ACCATTTACCTTAAAAATCATTCTTATTACTCTGTTATGAAGTCTAAGTTGCAGGTCATGTATGGTGGGCTGTGTGGGTTTGGTTTTAAAACCAAAATAGCATACTCAGACTTGCAA GTTGGTCCAAGATTGGCTAAAGACAAGATTTTTTTAAAAAGGTTGTGTGATATAGTTTGGACTGACAAGATTGAGCCTGAAGTTTTTGAGAAAGCATGGCGCGATATAATGCATGAATTTAATTTGCAAGACAACAAATGGTTCCACGATATGTATGATCGAAAAATGGACTGGATACCTGCATATTTTCGAGATGAGAATCTTTCTGGGTTGATGCGCAATTCTTCTAGGTCTGAAAGTGAGAACCATTTTTTTGGTCAGTTCACTAACTTGCAAGTGACTTTAGTCGAATTTTTAAGTAAGTTCGAGAAGGCTATGGATTATCAAAGGTATAATCATAGCAAGAACGATCATGATTCTCGTTATACTACCCCAGATTTTAAAACAGAATTGGCAAGTGAGAAGGAAGCTGCGAAACTTTATACAAGAACCATTTTTTATGACGTCCAGGATGAAATTTACAAATCTATAATGTCATGGTGTTCAGAAAATGTCATACAAGTTGATGACAACTGTAAGTACTTGATTCGGCATATATTCGATGACAATGGCAACCGAAAGGAGGGTAGTTTTTATAAGCCCTACGAG GTACTCTTCAATAAGGATTCAATGAAAATATCATGTAGTTGCAGGCGATATGAGTGTTACGAGCTGTTGTGTTGTCACATTTTCTATGTATTAAGGATGGCCCGAGTTGTTGAGTTTCCCAAAACTTATGTAATGAAGCGGTGGTCAAAGGATGCATTGCCAACCAAATCTGATGCACAAACATCCCGTAAAATACCTGTTACAGGAGGTTTTGTCCAGGCTAACTCCGTTATCCGTGAAATATACGACTCTGTGGAGCAATGTGTAAATCTTCTTGTTGGCGACTTGAATAAGCTATCTTTGTACCGGGACATGCAAAAGGAAATGCTGAAACAGTCTGATATTGATGTCCGTACACAGAATGCACTTAACAAGAATGATCTGTTTTCTTCTTTGCTTGGTGTGACCGAGCCCGCTGAACTAAATGTGAAAGTCCCATCTGGAATTAGAAACAAGGGTTGCGGTAATCACAAGCGTATTCAGTCTCAAGCCGAGTTGGCTATGCTTGATGCTGCTAATGGGAATAGGAAGTGTGCCTGGTGTGGAAAAAGAGAGGGTCATGACAAAAGGAACTGCCCGTACAGACCTAAATCTTCTAGTGCAGAAGATCCAAGTGATGCTGGAGCAACTGATCAGTTTTAA
- the LOC139901347 gene encoding putative protein FAR1-RELATED SEQUENCE 10, which translates to MVDSGGWVEMVDSGGWVGGGRWVVSGGISFSHFPNKSNRAEWRRFIKMSDMSSDEIQFGEDGSRNWTPNVDEPLKPVVGKKFTSLNQVWAFYKAYARKSGFQAKKGCQYPSGKKVLPNYKYYNCVREGFKRKKQVCTDASKESENVNVDNSNVQVGTDGAVGQQSVKLFNEKHNHSLVNNDDIKFLTASRKFTYGKQLFLHTILSLNVGPVRGFKLMKEIQGGFEQVGASVVDYKNFRRDMSLFIGDRDAQMVVEKLKSNQECLHDFSTDYFTNEDGTLAELFWADEDAK; encoded by the exons AGTGGCGGTATTTCATTTTCACATTTTCCAAATAAATCAAATCGTGCAGAGTGGCG AAGATTTATCAAGATGTCAGATATGTCGTCAGATGAGATTCAATTTGGAGAAGATG GCTCGCGAAATTGGACACCAAATGTCGATGAACCACTTAAGCCTGTAGTTGGTAAAAAATTTACCTCTTTGAATCAAGTGTGGGCTTTCTATAAAGCTTATGCAAGAAAGAGTGGATTTCAAGCTAAAAAAGGTTGTCAATATCCTTCTGGCAAAAAAGTATTACCTAATTATAAGTATTACAACTGTGTTAGGGAAGGATTCAAGAGAAAGAAACAAGTTTGTACCGATGCTTCAAAGGAGTCTGAAAACGTCAATGTTGACAATTCCAACGTTCAAGTTGGTACTGATGGTGCAGTAGGACAACAGTCAG TAAAACTTTTCAATGAGAAGCATAATCACAGCCTTGTGAATAATGATGATATCAAGTTTTTGACTGCTTCTCGTAAGTTCACATACGGTAAACAACTTTTTTTACATACTATTTTGAGTTTAAATGTGGGTCCTGTTCGAGGTTTTAAGTTGATGAAAGAGATTCAAGGCGGCTTTGAACAAGTTGGTGCATCAGTTGTTGATTATAAGAATTTTCGGAGGGACATGAGCTTATTTATTGGTGATCGTGATGCACAAATGGTTGTCGAGAAGCTAAAAAGCAACCAAGAGTGTTTACATGATTTTTCGACTGACTACTTTACAAATGAAGATGGCACACTAGCTGAATTGTTTTGGGCAGATGAGGAtgccaaatga